aataaaataaaatagttaaGTAGTTAAAATTATCATCTGCCACTGTCAATGTTTGATAAGTTCACTAGACAAAAATGTTAGATAGACAAGTTTATGAAGTAATAGGCGGTCCTGCAGTTATGACGGAGGCGCCATAGCACGCGGAAATGATCGATTTCGTTTCAATTTTGCAACATTTCTTTTATCGCGTTTATTAAATGTTGTTGGTTTCCCGGCGTTATTGTGGGCAAACAGGCAAATATACTGCTAGAAAAGACAATCACCATtatttgacttacttgacttaatcggtgggctgatgtcatcgcctgacgcgattacccgcatcttcgccgaggtgtgccgtccttgaacacagctctgcccaaccttctcgatcttctgcgagatcttgcacagaatcaatccattcgtcgctattccatattctgcgaaacacTACGTCTTGCCTGAACTGTCTATCCACAAAACTCCTCAGAACActttgaacaaggcgatctgccggtctccttaatatatgaccaaagaagcgaagacgatttactttagccactttcgatgacagtgcaagatgttggcatcttccacgtgtcatccgccggtatactacatcaatttctgcgtaaagatctttatTGTGACATACCATAGgacaaaagtagccaagtagccggtCTAAGCAGCTTTTGTTCCGTgaaatcaagcctctccataaccgttgaaggtgctgcccaagtctccgatctgtACATTATGACGGGGTGAATTGCGGacaggtagactcgcagcttgatttcgttggtgatggggtcgaccacaggcatttcgttaaggacttgaatgcagaagtggccttagcgcatctttgctcaacatctctctcgtagctgccgttgttctttaaCGTACAGGCCAGGCAACAGAACTGATCGACGAGTGCTaccggttgtccgtccaccctgacttccgttcgaggtctcgaagagatccacatctgcttgcatttatcacgGCGTacacgtagtccataggctgcagccagcttcgatacaaggttggcaacatgttgaagtcttgttctgctttccgcgaatataacaacatcgtcggagCACTCtagatcagtcaaggggcaccccgatggtgctaagacaatgtcggcagtacactggtcgactgttcttcgcatgtcgtcgatggcgaaatggaacaggaagggtcctgccaccgccccttgtcttactccagttaccacttcgaacggtgttgtacatccggctggtgttcgaactgcagcagttgttcgttgattcatgtcatcaagcaagcgaacgaactttcctggttcTACATCGGCGCGGAgagcgttgagaagacggcctcggtgaggagagtcgaagtcttcaaagtccagaaacgctagttgcattggcttccaATACCGTTGCCAAATTTCAATCACtttcctgacgatgaacacctggtcaatcgtagatcggccaggacgaaagccagcttgctcgtcgcgcgttgtttcttcgcgatgtttaatgagtcggtccaggataatgcgctccaataccttctACACAAcccgcagcaaagagattcctcgataattcctagggtccgtgacggatagcttcttgtgtaggggaattatgatagcgtgcctccacgagtcaggtatcttttcgtctatccagattgaacggatgatctttgtcatctcacgaatcccagacggaggaagatattttagcatttctgcgctaatcccgtcgtctccaccagattttccattcttcatttcttgagtacagaccagaacctcccaCTCGGTCGGtagctcctcgttaaccgcatatgtcggtctatgaacgtgctcgagttcaggagcggacggtgctagccggttcagcaaggtcttgaagtgttccttccaaattggaagggttgcttcagcgacagctaccccattggcagtgttgaggacagggaaacatcttttcattttgccgctatactgttttagtagagcataggccttccgcgggttcctgtcctcccacgccttcccaaattccatcgctcttgacgtccactcctTATCGCCgtctttgcagttgacgacgcagcttccttctaagacgcttctcctggttgaagtcaccagcgctgtgcgcgacacatacagaattggattttgttttcgcagatgcaaaggcaaacttcttccgtggtaatagaaccgggagcgtttcccttgcagcttcctggatgcactttgtgaaggaaccCGCATTGCTAAGCTTCTTTCTTCCTGTCCTTGAATAGACACATAGAATAGATACAATACACATAGAATACACATTGAATAGACATagacgttggcggaattttgttcttcattcatcgtctttcagacctgccaagtcgattttcggttgaagaggaa
This window of the Necator americanus strain Aroian chromosome III, whole genome shotgun sequence genome carries:
- a CDS encoding hypothetical protein (NECATOR_CHRIII.G11190.T1), which encodes MTRGRCQHLALSSKVAKVNRLRFFGHILRRPADRLVQSVLRSFVDRQFRQDVVFRRIWNSDEWIDSVQDLAEDREGWAELCSRTAHLGEDAGNRVRR
- a CDS encoding hypothetical protein (NECATOR_CHRIII.G11190.T2); amino-acid sequence: MVCHNKDLYAEIDVVYRRMTRGRCQHLALSSKVAKVNRLRFFGHILRRPADRLVQSVLRSFVDRQFRQDVVFRRIWNSDEWIDSVQDLAEDREGWAELCSRTAHLGEDAGNRVRR
- a CDS encoding hypothetical protein (NECATOR_CHRIII.G11191.T1), translated to MQLAFLDFEDFDSPHRGRLLNALRADVEPGKFVRLLDDMNQRTTAAVRTPAGCTTPFEVVTGVRQGAVAGPFLFHFAIDDMRRTVDQCTADIVLAPSGCPLTDLECSDDVVIFAESRTRLQHVANLVSKLAAAYGLRVRRDKCKQMWISSRPRTEVRVDGQPVALVDQFCCLACTLKNNGSYERDVEQRCAKATSAFKSLTKCLWSTPSPTKSSCESTCPQFTPS
- a CDS encoding hypothetical protein (NECATOR_CHRIII.G11192.T2); amino-acid sequence: MRVPSQSASRKLQGKRSRFYYHGRSLPLHLRKQNPILYVSRTALVTSTRRSVLEGSCVVNCKDGDKEWTSRAMEFGKAWEDRNPRKAYALLKQYSGKMKRCFPVLNTANGVAVAEATLPIWKEHFKTLLNRLAPSAPELEHVHRPTYAVNEELPTEWEVLVCTQEMKNGKSGGDDGISAEMLKYLPPSGIREMTKIIRSIWIDEKIPDSWRHAIIIPLHKKLSVTDPRNYRGISLLRVV
- a CDS encoding hypothetical protein (NECATOR_CHRIII.G11192.T1) gives rise to the protein MNEEQNSANVYVYSMCILCVLYLFYVSIQGQEERSLAMRVPSQSASRKLQGKRSRFYYHGRSLPLHLRKQNPILYVSRTALVTSTRRSVLEGSCVVNCKDGDKEWTSRAMEFGKAWEDRNPRKAYALLKQYSGKMKRCFPVLNTANGVAVAEATLPIWKEHFKTLLNRLAPSAPELEHVHRPTYAVNEELPTEWEVLVCTQEMKNGKSGGDDGISAEMLKYLPPSGIREMTKIIRSIWIDEKIPDSWRHAIIIPLHKKLSVTDPRNYRGISLLRVV